From a region of the Methanofastidiosum sp. genome:
- the mce gene encoding methylmalonyl-CoA epimerase, giving the protein MIKKIDHIGIAVNNLEESLKFYEEALGLKVDNIEEVPEQKVKVGFLDIGGVHLELLESTSPDGTVAKFIEKRGEGIHHIAILVDNIENSIEVMKEKQVKLIDENPRKGAGGSKMAFVHPKSTHGILLELYEK; this is encoded by the coding sequence ATGATTAAAAAAATAGACCATATTGGAATAGCCGTGAACAATTTAGAAGAGTCTCTAAAATTTTATGAAGAGGCTCTTGGATTAAAAGTTGATAATATAGAGGAGGTCCCCGAGCAAAAAGTAAAGGTTGGATTTCTAGATATTGGGGGGGTTCATTTAGAACTTTTAGAATCAACTTCGCCTGATGGTACTGTTGCAAAATTTATTGAAAAAAGAGGTGAAGGGATACATCACATTGCGATCTTAGTTGATAATATAGAAAACAGCATAGAAGTAATGAAAGAAAAACAAGTTAAACTTATTGATGAAAATCCAAGAAAAGGCGCTGGCGGGTCTAAAATGGCATTTGTGCACCCTAAAAGCACTCATG